TCTGAATCATGAAAACCCATGAATGAACATCGTAGGTTTCTGGTCTATTCTCTACTCCTCCTGTTTCATACCATTTAACCAACATATCACCACCTATTTCTTGATCTTCTCCATCATTAAATTCATAAGAGATCAGATAACGCTGCATAACTCAAGAGTAAAAAAACCAACACAACTACTTTGCATAGTTTTATCAAAAATTCAATTAAATATGATCATTCTTCAACTTTTTAATTATTCTTTTGAACTACAACTATAGAAAAGTATTTATGTCTTTTCATCCAAATCAATTAGTAAGAACAACTATTAATAATAGTTTTTTTAATCAACTTATTATTAATGGGGTTTTCCCAATTTTTTACTTGCTTAAGATCTGCATTTGCTGGGAATTTACTAAATAATCTGTTCTCACAATCAATAGCCATTAAGAAGGGATCATCGTTTATAACGGTTTGATCATCTGAGTCAATCACAGAGTGTTTAGCAATAACTGAAAGAAAACCTTTGTTATTGTATTTGATTGAATTAGGGTTTATAGATAATAATTCATTATTTGTCTTAGATACTTCTAACCATTCGATCTCCTCAGCAAATGTCTTAAAAGAAGATGAGAATAATATCATAAAAAAGATGCAAAGAAAGAGGAATCCCTGGTGTATATAATTTCTTAAAGTAATCATTATTTGTAGCTATATTTTTTAATTATGCCTACTGGAGTAAACTAATAAAAAAAAACAATCTATAGCTTATAGTAAATATACATAAATTATCTTTTCTTAAACAGTTAAAGTCTTAAGCCATAAACCAATCTCAAAATAATTTTAATTGAATTTAATATCAAGTAAAAATTCTATTCTCTTCAATACTAAACACTGAATTAGCGCTTTTGCTTATGTGGCGTAACTCGAGACTTTACGCTTACTTATAAAGATGATCATATGAAAAGTATTGCTCCATTTCTCTACCCAAAGCAAAAAGAACTTCATTAACAATTTTTAACTGCTTCTCCAATTCACTTCTCTTAAATTGCAAATCCACGAATCTTCTTTGCATCTCTGCTTGAGACCTTTTTACATAATCATCATTTTGATTAGATGTTTTTGTTGAAGGTTGGTTTTTCATTGTTTCTACATTAGTTATTTACAGAAGAGAGCCTTTATATCCTCTCCAAAGTTTTAGTTGTTCTTAGCTTTAGTCGCTTTTCTATATCTGATTTAATAGAAATAAATACCAATAGTAAATCCGTCTTAATGCGGGAGTATTAAGACCTCCGTTTTCTTACCTCAGTATTTACTAGGAGTTGAAAATCCCAGGAATAATTTTTCCACTAATTACATATGCACCTATGCCAAAAATAATTCCAAGCATGACAGGCAAACTATTATATTTTTTAGCATTATTTGGATCAAGATCCGAAGGAAACCATACATCAATGGTTTCTATCATTAGTTATTAAGCAGTTAATTCCAGATCAACAAAAAGTTAATAAAGTTAGTTTAATTAGCTACATTAATTAGTCAGCTGAACTTATTACAACTATAAATAAATAAAATAACTACTTTATGAAGGTATTCTTGGACACATATATAAAGCAGATGAATTGGACTCTGACTTAGATTAAATATGTAGATTTGGAGTAGTCATTCATTAATGATTTACTCTTCTTAGTGATTTTATTAATAGAAATCAAGGCTAAGTCATAAG
The sequence above is drawn from the Prochlorococcus marinus str. MIT 1013 genome and encodes:
- a CDS encoding DUF3303 domain-containing protein, with the protein product MQRYLISYEFNDGEDQEIGGDMLVKWYETGGVENRPETYDVHSWVFMIQNGTGHCVVSSDSLETIWKLWHPWRKLMDISIQPCLDLEETISLIKITRP